The proteins below are encoded in one region of Phaeodactylum tricornutum CCAP 1055/1 chromosome 3, complete sequence:
- a CDS encoding alpha glucosidase II (Enzyme involved in N-glycan biosynthesis; beta subunit): protein MTRFSWSRLVMVVVLAASGSVRIQATPATVAECPAGFGSETMVRLLPSQINDGYCDCPTTGQDEPKTQACSGQDAWPGQPYEPDSTKSHRDPLVFVCPNQSNLSIPPSRVDDGICDCCDGADERPGTCEDNCESLRQAERQVRQVWQDAYTAGSSRRAMELTTFANVRAETLHNLRLAESDVYFLEQEQSQTQQELEEAKIKAWKSRQHVHSLALANLLTAEPGAPFRGMLSVLTKSELIWFITHACQLAGEILDTTESVDGGKTCVPLRLAGLDASLLWQSKTYDLERILDANQGDTDESDQAQNEQWSLLVELLEYNMANEPKIWNQSTLQQMQKTRRRLMEEDADYDSMDYHDDYLGADDDYDYAGDDLDYDYAETETTDDLPAPDDAPTDGKREELMSLIRSQPFSHGRVTFFDESSSLLEKIKAITDAEEQDDKEVDEEVSDSVPPSLDPMALPMVRSQLEQRQRRVQRGFSYAVSAQALLEGLERYAYASEEDEVLDLYSLAMGVINHGQLSTTHVWQILLGIIPELVVENAMQTCVSALASSCPPRSVYRSIGEASVPIPAPLLLEAGEAFCTMHATPNEMEDVCVDSSIGTTDIPSSVPDGLLGYFETKPRDDSDAFSHLFMNLSLNGGTETWKKIEALQERLRKTQEDKKDTEARMGNMEDSIGGKDGPGTTLGVDGELFALKDQCFNVEAGKYIYEICIFGSAAQKEKTGGSTSLGEWIGVDIEAETGRRVWKWGNGAKCWNGPQRSVTAFVTCGSETKVLSAGEPDTCRYEVEVESHIACDESYRMRYGLE, encoded by the exons ATGACTCGCTTTTCTTGGTCGCGGCTGGTGATGGTGGTCGTTTTGGCAGCAAGCGGCTCGGTGCGCATCCAGGCGACGCCGGCCACGGTGGCAGAGTGCCCTGCTGGCTTTGGGTCCGAAACAATGGTCCGACTATTACCATCTCAAATTAACGATGGATACTGTGACTGTCCTACCACAGGGCAAGATGAACCCAAAACGCAGGCCTGTTCGGGGCAAGACGCATGGCCTGGACAACCGTATGAGCCCGACTCCACGAAAAG TCACCGAGATCCTCTAGTGTTCGTGTGTCCCAATCAGAGCAACTTGTCTATTCCGCCATCTCGGGTCGACGATGGCATTTGCGATTGTTGTGACGGTGCCGACGAGCGCCCCGGGACTTGCGAAGATAATTGTGAATCCCTGAGACAAGCCGAACGCCAGGTtcgtcaagtttggcagGACGCGTATACGGCTGGTTCGTCCCGCCGGGCGATGGAATTGACCACTTTTGCGAACGTCCGAGCGGAAACATTGCACAATCTAAGGCTGGCCGAGTCGGACGTCTATTTTCTGGAGCAGGAGCAATCACAAACCCAGCAGGAACTCGAAGAGGCCAAGATCAAAGCTTGGAAGTCCCGCCAACACGTACATAGCCTGGCACTCGCCAACCTCCTGACCGCAGAACCGGGTGCGCCGTTTAGAGGCATGTTGTCCGTTTTGACCAAATCAGAATTGATTTGGTTTATCACGCACGCCTGCCAACTGGCAGGAGAAATCTTGGACACCACAGAATCGGTGGATGGCGGAAAGACATGTGTGCCACTGCGACTGGCTGGTTTGGATGCCTCTTTACTCTGGCAATCTAAAACGTACGACTTGGAACGGATCCTTGATGCCAACCAAGGGGACACCGATGAAAGTGACCAGGCGCAAAACGAACAGTGGAGTCTTCTAGTGGAACTCTTAGAATATAATATGGCAAATGAACCCAAGATTTGGAATCAATCCACACTGCAACAAATGCAGAAAACACGCCGTCGACTtatggaagaagacgcggACTACGACTCCATGGACTACCACGATGATTATTTGGGTGCCGATGATGATTATGACTATGCAGGGGATGATCTGGACTACGACTACGCCGAAACGGAAACGACGGACGATCTACCGGCCCCGGATGACGCTCCCACTGACGGCAAACGGGAGGAGTTGATGTCCTTGATACGAAGTCAGCCTTTTTCTCACGGGCGTGTGACGTTTTTCGACGAATCTTCCAGTTTGCTAGAAAAGATAAAGGCGATTACAGATGCCGAAGAGCAAGACGACAAGGAAGTGGATGAGGAAGTATCAGACAGCGTACCACCATCTTTGGATCCAATGGCATTGCCCATGGTCCGCAGTCAACTCGAACAGCGCCAACGTCGCGTTCAACGTGGTTTTAGTTATGCTGTGTCGGCGCAAGCTCTTTTGGAGGGTCTCGAGCGGTACGCATACGCTTCAGAGGAGGATGAGGTACTAGATTTGTACAGTCTGGCCATGGGTGTCATCAACCATGGCCAACTCTCCACCACGCACGTCTGGCAAATTCTCCTTGGCATCATACCTGAACTGGTCGTCGAAAACGCGATGCAAACCTGCGTGTCTGCTTTGGCTTCCTCCTGTCCACCGCGGAGTGTGTACAGATCCATCGGTGAAGCATCAGTTCCTATTCCTGCACCACTGCTTTTGGAAGCAGGGGAGGCCTTTTGCACAATGCACGCAACCCCCAATGAGATGGAGGACGTATGTGTAGACTCTAGCATTGGTACAACTGATATTCCTTCTTCCGTCCCCGATGGTCTGCTCGGATATTTCGAAACCAAACCCCGCGATGACAGCGACGCTTTCAGTCACCTTTTTATGAATCTTTCCTTGAATGGCGGCACGGAAacttggaagaaaattgaaGCACTGCAGGAACGCCTAAGGAAAACACAAGAAGATAAGAAGGACACCGAGGCTCGCATGGGAAATATGGAAGACTCAATTGGAGGCAAGGATGGACCAGGCACTACACTTGGAGTAGATGGAGAACTATTTGCACTGAAAGACCAATGCTTCAACGTCGAAGCTGGAAAATACATTTACGAGATTTGTATTTTTGGTTCGGCGGcccaaaaggaaaaaacCGGCGGGAGTACTAGTTTAGGTGAATGGATTGGTGTAGACATCGAAGCGGAAACGGGTCGGAGGGTGTGGAAGTGGGGGAACGGTGCCAAGTGCTGGAACGGCCCTCAACGATCCGTCACGGCCTTTGTTACCTGTGGCTCCGAGACAAAAGTTCTTTCGGCGGGAGAACCTGATACTTGTCGCTACGAAGTTGAAGTAGAAAGTCATATCGCGTGTGACGAATCATATCGGATGCGATACGGCTTAGAGTAG
- a CDS encoding predicted protein, which yields MIELTALRPTLVGALLPMFCLVACCCEAFPVLPRVLFRPGSPPSQSIPALSASQLLEFVEPTTGVTVKLVGAMHYNPASIALAEETIRDLAVQGRLGSVVIESCDIRWNATMDTDPFLQKLLQSEMRAAHDIALAYQRPLVLGDQRINITTRELGAGLKETLTQLLDPVQGWRAFWGNVTTARRDAIPVGDGFLSAFAFLDPKLLLAAPVSLAKYPLSYVAKAPVTSIAILSLLFFADSAYAVPVDDMTTTDWVGELTGAALETAFFARVFLKELLADRNPILAQNILAQCRYYSPTPDLPIWRRLFHGNAKFDSRRDQCVYAEDSVLPRYENSGKVVVAVLGLAHCNGIKKLLEEQRV from the coding sequence ATGATTGAGCTCACAGCACTGCGACCAACCCTTGTCGGTGCGTTGCTGCCGATGTTCTGTTTAGTGGCGTGCTGTTGCGAGGCGTTTCCGGTATTACCTCGCGTTCTTTTCCGACCAGGTTCTCCgccgtcacagtcaataccaGCCTTGTCGGCTTCCCAGTTGCTCGAGTTTGTGGAGCCCACAACTGGCGTCACGGTGAAGCTGGTCGGCGCAATGCACTACAATCCTGCGTCAATCGCCTTGGCGGAAGAAACGATTCGCGATTTAGCTGTGCAGGGTCGCTTGGGATCCGTCGTGATTGAAAGTTGCGACATTCGTTGGAATGCCACCATGGATACGGATCcttttttgcaaaagctaCTACAGTCTGAGATGCGTGCCGCTCACGATATTGCGTTGGCGTACCAGCGACCGTTGGTATTGGGCGATCAGCGGATTAACATTACGACACGTGAACTGGGTGCTGGTTTGAAGGAAACCTTGACTCAACTTTTGGATCCGGTCCAGGGCTGGCGGGCATTTTGGGGAAACGTCACGACCGCTCGCCGAGACGCCATTCCTGTGGGTGACGGTTTTCTCAGCGCCTTTGCGTTTCTGGACCCCAAGTTGCTCTTGGCTGCACCGGTGTCGCTGGCCAAATATCCGTTGTCCTACGTAGCCAAGGCGCCCGTGACGAGTATTGCCATACTGTCCTTATTATTCTTTGCCGACTCGGCGTATGCGGTTCCCGTGGACGATATGACCACCACGGATTGGGTGGGTGAGCTGACGGGAGCCGCCCTGGAAACTGCCTTCTTTGCGCGCGTCTTTCTGAAAGAGCTCCTGGCCGATCGGAATCCCATTTTGGCCCAGAACATTCTGGCGCAGTGCCGGTACTACAGTCCGACACCGGACTTGCCAATTTGGAGGCGACTCTTCCACGGGAACGCGAAGTTCGATTCGCGACGAGACCAGTGCGTCTACGCCGAAGACAGCGTGCTGCCGCGATACGAAAACAGCGGAAAGGTCGTCGTGGCGGTGCTCGGCCTAGCGCACTGCAACGGTATCAAGAAACTTTTGGAGGAACAACGTGTATAG
- a CDS encoding predicted protein, translated as MLLVSGVASHTLCCLNASMLLVSKWERKRSHKKSKSTKTLLMDLFPNNTNIEGATIINACYGGTAALLNAFYGLFLTNGTATTPSSSPPILVPTHAAPPDPLVGLAPFWPARGKAHTKAWRRIAFVLTGTAAGLPKLDNESSEGNSMWAAEEEHKALADAFSKQRTARILTSIPQAIPFDCPVKLFDALLCSDKEKTQSKNEERRDTWLWPGIMLWEKRCCLGWDPDSALCATTAVTVEDAALPFNKRRFGHVAAAGGMGLVLKTELSMVKDYCRIRPSAVNKGDNESKAGVDTKGLEMANTLGLQVHLSDFALEGLRTLV; from the exons ATGTTGCTGGTGTCTGGTGTCGCATCCCACACACTTTGTTGCTTAAATGCTTCAATGCTCTTGGTCTCGAAGTGGGAACGCAAACGCTCCCACAAAAAATCCAAGTCCACCAAAACGCTCCTCATGGATCTCTTTCccaacaataccaacatTGAAGGCGCTACCATTATCAACGCGTGTTACGGAGGCACCGCCGCCCTGCTCAACGCTTTTTAtgggttgtttttgacgaatgGGACGGCCACtacgccatcgtcgtcgccgccaatATTGGTGCCTACGCACGCGGCCCCGCCCGACCCACTAGTGGGGCTGGCGCC GTTCTGGCCAGCACGCGGGAAGGCACACACCAAAGCTTGGCGTAGAATTGCCTTTGTCCTTACGGGAACTGCTGCCGGTTTGCCCAAATTAGACAACGAAAGTTCCGAGGGAAACTCCATGTGGGCTGCGGAGGAAGAGCACAAGGCGCTAGCTGATGCATTCAGCAAGCAGAGAACTGCCCGTATTCTGACCAGCATTCCTCAGGCAATTCCGTTTGATTGTCCTGTGAAGCTTTTTGATGCCTTGCTTTGTTCAGACAAAGAGAAAACACAAAGCAAGAATGAAGAGAGGCGAGACACT TGGTTGTGGCCGGGGATAATGCTGTGGGAGAAACGCTGCTGCCTTGGTTGGGATCCGGATTCCGCGCTTTGTGCCACTACAGCTGTTACTGTGGAAGACGCCGCTTTGCCGTTCAATAAGCGTCGATTCGGGCatgttgctgctgctggcggTATGGGCTTGGTCCTCAAAACAGAGCTGAGTATGGTAAAAGACTATTGCCGTATCCGTCCTTCAGCCGTCAACAAAGGTGACAATGAAAGCAAAGCCGGCGTTGACACCAAAGGCTTGGAAATGGCCAATACGTTGGGGCTACAAGTACACCTTAGTGATTTTGCATTGGAAGGTCTGAGGACTCTAGTATAA
- a CDS encoding predicted protein, translating to MDPCEVKKSISYIDGGEVKIALDAAKSNAPPSVIGRLLNIRTGDILSGSSLKNIRMQAEKGERNKFGANDNFTTQADQLLAYLESTPDVSFCAIYDEPDSPLFTVYKQRAKTGRRHLHTSTRSISGGIAQQEVLNEKVLDAIDPRGELDDYIDRTRRAFKLKGNEKMLLGVAWTNNESRRIFARYSEIMVADVTEGTNNAKRPLFLFSGKTSNQNTFTALWAFLPQQSRWAFRWVWTRCIPQLLPEQGLNRMRLLITDGDPREYGTFLDAIPTWYSLCRHKLCHWHLLYRGSLMKAQTGNCGTKAKILFHVVLKWIESWMTKIETQEEYNLSTGLLIDWLKSPEALDTNLGGMGCALVSQINAFLTSSLFPHEQRWARYHFLNVRAFNTSASSYGEAENSALKRRGDGVKPNFSVPKATRAINEGTQLRTVKRQQKAVHNLNATKKTKAANYTNISDLVDCIQETISHEFNAAKKYDLFCPGPKEFWVKRAWYQIPSETYQDFNDSNFCQFMIPQFERTRIVKITEIEGELYLECSCGKFQRQASPCAHIYKVLNRPPQSTDVSVRWTKIWDVYLHRPGYHDLSDQLEELYKKERPGPHFENTNQWEVGKGEREYNYFKRSLPSEPTIIQKYSRWADSFSRQPGCYVHKSTEQETVPAASGMVQELTSLSQGYAIETQLDSEMDVGDVTVMQVEEIDSNLSKSGKSPYTNNLHFYEEISKLAKFNSKAADIMTKGMQETLELLQKHVAEGSGMVDYSIGPAIGKEPVGQRLRPSYSPSKSKNLRDRQKETKAKFWWLNK from the coding sequence ATGGATCCATGTGAGGTAAAAAAGAGTATTTCCTATATTGACGGTGGTGAAGTAAAAATAGCACTTGATGCAGCAAAAAGTAATGCCCCACCAAGCGTGATTGGGCGGCTGCTGAACATACGAACTGGAGATATCTTGTCAGGTTCATCTCTAAAAAATATACGGATGCAAGCTGAAAAAGGTGAACGGAACAAATTTGGTGCAAACGATAATTTCACGACGCAAGCGGATCAACTTCTAGCTTATCTTGAGAGCACCCCGGATGTCAGCTTCTGTGCCATATATGATGAACCAGATTCCCCTTTATTCACTGTTTACAAGCAGAGGGCAAAAACTGGACGTCGGCACCTACACACCAGTACACGGAGTATCTCTGGAGGAATTGCCCAACAAGAAGTGCTCAATGAAAAGGTGCTAGATGCTATTGATCCAAGGGGAGAGCTTGATGACTATATAGATAGGACGCGGAGGGCGTTCAAGTTGAAGGGCAACGAAAAAATGCTTTTAGGAGTGGCCTGGACCAACAACGAGAGTAGAAGAATCTTTGCTCGCTATTCCGAGATCATGGTAGCAGATGTGACAGAAGGTACCAACAATGCAAAACGGCcgctgtttttgttttcgggAAAGACATCAAATCAAAACACGTTTACAGCACTTTGGGCCTTTCTACCGCAACAATCTCGTTGGGCCTTCCGATGGGTGTGGACAAGATGCATTCCACAGCTCTTACCTGAACAGGGGCTGAACAGAATGCGTCTATTGATTACTGATGGAGACCCGCGAGAGTATGGTACTTTTTTAGATGCAATACCTACTTGGTATAGCTTGTGTCGGCACAAACTATGCCATTGGCATCTACTCTATCGCGGCAGTCTTATGAAAGCACAGACTGGAAACTGTggaacaaaagcaaaaattcTATTCCATGTGGTCCTGAAGTGGATAGAAAGCTGGATGACAAAAATTGAGACGCAAGAGGAGTACAATTTGTCAACTGGGCTTTTGATTGACTGGCTGAAATCTCCGGAGGCACTTGATACAAATTTGGGCGGAATGGGTTGTGCCCTTGTTTCGCAGATAAATGCATTTTTGACGTCCTCTCTGTTTCCGCACGAGCAACGCTGGGCTCGATACCATTTTCTGAACGTGAGAGCATTCAACACGTCCGCAAGTTCCTACGGAGAAGCAGAGAACAGTGCTCTAAAACGACGGGGTGATGGGGTCAAGCCAAACTTTTCGGTGCCAAAAGCAACACGGGCAATAAACGAAGGGACTCAATTGCGAACAGTGAAGaggcaacaaaaagcagTTCATAACCTCAATGCTACAAAGAAGACAAAGGCAGCAAACTACACCAATATATCCGACCTAGTAGATTGCATACAGGAAACCATATCCCATGAATTCAATGCAGCCAAAAAATATGACCTCTTTTGCCCGGGTCCAAAAGAATTTTGGGTAAAGCGAGCATGGTACCAAATTCCAAGCGAGACCTACCAGGATTTCAACGACAGCAACTTTTGCCAATTTATGATTCCACAGTTTGAGCGCACCCGCATCGTAAAAATTACGGAAATTGAAGGTGAACTCTATCTGGAATGTAGTTGCGGCAAGTTCCAACGACAAGCTTCTCCATGTGCTCACATCTACAAAGTACTTAACCGACCACCACAATCAACAGACGTTTCTGTGAGATGGACAAAAATTTGGGATGTTTACCTGCATCGACCTGGATATCATGATCTGTCGGACCAGTTAGAGGAATTGTATAAGAAGGAGCGGCCAGGGCCACATTTCGAAAACACAAATCAGTGGGAAGTTGGAAAGGGTGAGAGAGAGTACAACTATTTTAAGAGATCACTTCCAAGCGAGCCCACCATTATCCAGAAGTACAGCAGATGGGCTGATTCTTTTTCACGACAACCTGGATGTTATGTGCATAAAAGCACTGAACAGGAAACAGTTCCTGCAGCAAGCGGTATGGTGCAAGAGTTGACCAGCCTTTCCCAGGGGTATGCTATTGAAACTCAATTGGATAGTGAAATGGATGTTGGAGATGTAACTGTCATGCAGGTTGAAGAAATTGATTCAAATCTCTCAAAATCGGGTAAAAGTCCATACACAAACAATCTTCATTTTTACGAGGAAATCTCAAAACTTGCCAAATTCAATTCAAAAGCTGCTGACATAATGACAAAAGGAATGCAggaaactttggaattgCTACAGAAACATGTTGCAGAAGGGTCAGGTATGGTAGATTACAGTATTGGCCCAGCTATTGGAAAAGAACCAGTAGGCCAAAGGCTCAGGCCAAGCTACAGtccttcaaagagcaagaatCTAAGAGACAgacaaaaagaaacaaaGGCAAAATTTTGGTGGCTGAACAAGTAA
- a CDS encoding predicted protein, whose translation MMILSSTAARATAKALSRPGSRALASQAEHNLTSGFNFLSDQDRIFTNLYGEQDWRLPDAIKRGDYHLTKEIMCMGPDWIIQEIKDSGLRGRGGAGFPSGLKWSFMPKETDGRPSFLVVNADESEPGTCKDREIMRKDPHKLIEGCILAGYAMRARAAYIYIRGEYFNEAVVLDEAIHEAYAAGLLGKNACGSGYDYDIYLHRGAGAYICGEETALIESLEGKQGKPRLKPPFPAGVGLFGCPSTVTNVETVAVAPTILRRGASWFASFGNENNRGTKLFAISGHVKNPMVVEESMSIPLRDLIDKHCGGMRNGWESVQACIPGGSSVPVLNKDQCGEALMEFDDLRAKGSGLGTAAVTMFDNTVDMVGAIRRLSHFYKHESCGQCTPCREGTGWLEDILIRMEKGDADKREIPMLEEISRQIEGHTICALGDAAAWPVQGLLRHFKKDIEDRIDNPKGFDHEAAFQKAWSGDPFDNNAWTKEHGDGKTYAAA comes from the exons atgatgatatTGTCCTCTACCGCCGCTCGTGCAACTGCCAAGGCTTTGAGTCGACCCGGTTCTCGGGCGTTGGCTTCGCAAGCGGAACACAACTTGACGAG TGGTTTTAACTTTTTATCCGACCAAGACCGTATTTTTACCAATTTGTACGGCGAGCAGGATTGGCGTTTGCCCGACGCCATTAAGCGCGGTGATTACCACTTGACGAAGGAAATCATGTGCATGGGTCCGGACTGGATTATCCAGGAAATCAAGGACAGTGGGCTCCGGGGACGCGGTGGAGCCGGCTTTCCCTCCGGGCTTAAGTGGAGTTTTATGCCCAAGGAGACAGACGGAAGACCCTCCTTTCTGGTTGTCAACGCGGACGAGTCCGAACCCGGTACCTGTAAGGACCGCGAAATCATGCGCAAGGACCCGCACAAACTCATTGAAGGTTGCATCCTGGCGGGCTACGCAATGCGTGCCCGAGCAGCCTACATTTACATTCGTGGAGAGTATTTCAACGAAGCCGTAGTGCTGGATGAAGCCATCCACGAAGCGTACGCCGCCGGACTCCTCGGGAAGAACGCCTGTGGTTCGGGGTACGACTATGACATCTACCTCCATCGAGGTGCCGGCGCCTATATTTGTGGAGAAGAAACGGCTTTGATTGAAAGTCTAGAAGGCAAGCAAGGAAAACCTCGTCTCAAGCCTCCGTTCCCGGCGGGTGTCGGTTTGTTTGGATGCCCCTCGACGGTAACCAACGTGGAAACCGTGGCCGTGGCCCCGACGATTCTTCGTCGCGGTGCGTCCTGGTTCGCCTCCTTTGGGAACGAAAACAACCGCGGCACCAAACTCTTTGCGATTTCCGGTCACGTCAAGAACCCCATGGTCGTGGAAGAAAGCATGTCCATCCCGCTCCGTGACTTGATTGACAAACATTGCGGTGGTATGCGCAACGGCTGGGAGTCCGTCCAAGCCTGCATTCCGGGTGGTTCCTCGGTCCCGGTCCTCAACAAGGACCAGTGCGGCGAAGCGCTGATGGAGTTTGACGACTTGCGCGCCAAAGGATCTGGTCTCGGTACGGCCGCTGTGACAATGTTCGACAACACGGTCGACATGGTGGGTGCCATTCGTCGCTTGTCGCACTTTTACAAGCACGAGTCCTGCGGTCAGTGTACACCCTGTCGCGAAGGCACGGGCTGGCTGGAAGATATTCTCATTCGGATGGAAAAGGGAGACGCCGACAAGCGCGAAATCCCTATGCTTGAGGAAATATCCCGCCAGATTGAAGGCCACACGATTTGCGCCCTCGGGGACGCCGCCGCCTGGCCTGTACAGGGACTTCTGCGTCACTTCAAAAAAGATATCGAAGACCGTATTGACAATCCAAAAGGCTTTGATCACGAAGCCGCTTTTCAAAAGGCCTGGAGTGGCGATCCTTTCGACAACAACGCCTGGACTAAGGAACACGGTGACGGCAAGACCTACGCCGCGGCGTAA
- a CDS encoding predicted protein, translating into MRILSTSIATAVWVLLSSQESFGFSVRPTISHRMTTASIGSGTHGSTRLWASSPGNNDDDSRRDFLTRSLATAALASGGWFTGTGVGYVADPPAAAWALTGVKKVNAKLAGYGLPLVSNVPDGLTPLLEIYGKGVNRFPVLVQFNYPVTWVVTTPSNNVNGEDGTVQAGEYNKGDTATFFLYSEPGNIKDVTTQSKEFFEKALMRSIGQKGDNMYQNFKVTKLEPTVKDGKPYMIADFKYQLLTGAGFEVDRKGVASITSQGDAVEVLWAASTAIRYKKTEETLRNIVASFRCYADGLNFSDELVGSAASRGLDG; encoded by the coding sequence ATGCGGATCCTCTCAACTTCCATCGCGACCGCCGTATGGGTGCTTCTGTCCAGCCAAGAATCCTTCGGGTTCTCCGTACGTCCCACAATTTCCCACCGGATGACAACCGCATCGATCGGCAGTGGCACTCACGGTAGTACGCGTCTGTGGGCGTCGTCTCCGGgaaacaacgacgacgattcgcGTCGCGACTTTCTGACGCGATCGCTCGCGACGGCCGCCTTGGCGAGCGGCGGATGGTTTACCGGTACGGGCGTCGGCTACGTGGCTGATCCTCCCGCCGCCGCATGGGCCTTGACGGGCGTCAAAAAGGTCAACGCCAAATTGGCCGGTTACGGCTTGCCCCTCGTGAGCAACGTTCCCGACGGACTCACGCCGCTGCTGGAAATCTACGGCAAGGGTGTGAATCGGTTCCCAGTCCTCGTGCAGTTCAATTATCCCGTTACCTGGGTCGTTACCACGCCCAGTAATAATGTGAATGGTGAAGACGGCACGGTCCAGGCTGGGGAATACAATAAGGGCGACACAGCCACATTCTTTTTGTACTCGGAACCCGGCAACATCAAGGACGTTACAACGCAGTCCAAGGAGTTCTTCGAAAAGGCCCTCATGCGGTCCATTGGACAAAAGGGCGACAACATGTACCAAAATTTCAAAGTTACCAAGCTGGAACCCACCGTCAAGGACGGAAAGCCCTACATGATCGCCGATTTCAAGTACCAACTTCTGACCGGCGCCGGCTTTGAAGTCGATCGTAAGGGTGTGGCTAGTATTACCAGTCAAGGGGATGCTGTCGAAGTCTTGTGGGCCGCCTCCACCGCCATTCGGTACAAGAAAACCGAAGAAACACTGCGGAACATTGTCGCGAGCTTTCGTTGTTACGCGGACGGGCTCAACTTTTCGGATGAACTCGTTGGTAGCGCCGCCTCTCGGGGATTGGACGGATAG
- a CDS encoding predicted protein — protein sequence MTDDATTASKDDATVWKNLVTWIHRDASQHNETDGDDRGTVHPALTLRTIEADHRGVFAISPIHKGEILIRLPVSHAIHGDDEETLPTTWNIKTENQSTANSDCAVKARKTTSEFQRQASPWLRCLAAFWEAQEDEAFYPYFASLPTFYETVWEWSTAEIHDYLNGTSTQGGAAVGWQISEKSMQERFKEQIRPYLVYCGILAVESHQATDIDADENNQLHHLLHEYNRFSVACQCLSTRGFHLSTTAIEESKQSSLHKQRVQGDTSRTKPAYPGPFLLPLIDLLNHSTELRCTSLQRFPDAFVMIAEREIALGEEILHSYGDDLTASQFLQTFGFVPRATMMNRCNSTAPEPSTNDLTMHTLSPAILRKQEVMEGCFQVIEEMSLPTKLAASMEAQNMEDEVWSVAVDRSRQADFISDDLLIDAANPLTDELVTLCCLPFLPQCAYQEAASGLLDRSILEDYFLGKLVCTSLLRIIETKLTGYETLVKGRTLKEDQRQLRELLKQETSKKDGKCFGTLDWTTERRLQYGLTICVEEKMCLAALRRKVLQVLTNLDQDAAVELETVDCKRPRV from the coding sequence ATGACAGACGACGCGACCACCGCGTCAAAGGACGATGCTACAGTGTGGAAGAATTTGGTTACCTGGATACATCGTGATGCAAGCCAACATAACGAGACGGACGGGGATGATCGAGGTACCGTCCACCCGGCCTTGACTCTGCGGACGATTGAGGCTGATCATCGCGGAGTGTTCGCAATAAGTCCAATCCACAAGGGTGAAATTTTGATCCGATTGCCTGTATCGCATGCTATTCatggagacgacgaagagacGCTACCAACGACGTGGAATATAAAGACGGAGAATCAATCCACCGCTAACAGCGATTGTGCTGTAAAAGCAAGAAAAACGACAAGTGAATTTCAGCGACAGGCATCTCCATGGTTGCGTTGTTTGGCCGCCTTTTGGGAGGCACAGGAAGACGAAGCCTTTTATCCGTATTTCGCCTCACTACCGACCTTTTACGAAACGGTATGGGAATGGTCGACGGCAGAAATTCACGATTACCTGAACGGTACGAGTACACAGGGAGGTGCGGCCGTGGGTTGGCAAATCAGCGAGAAAAGTATGCAAGAACGATTTAAGGAACAGATACGACCTTATTTAGTCTATTGTGGTATCCTTGCTGTGGAATCGCACCAAGCCACAGACATTGATGCAGATGAGAACAATCAACTGCATCACTTGCTACACGAGTATAATCGTTTTTCCGTTGCTTGTCAGTGTCTTTCCACTCGAGGCTTTCATTTATCCACAACAGCAATAGAGGAGTCCAAGCAATCGTCTTTGCACAAACAGCGAGTACAGGGCGACACTTCTCGTACCAAACCAGCCTACCCCGGTCCGTTCCTGTTGCCTCTCATTGATTTGTTGAATCACAGCACCGAACTCCGCTGTACAAGTTTGCAACGCTTTCCTGACGCCTTTGTTATGATTGCCGAGCGGGAAATTGCTTTGGGGGAAGAAATACTTCACAGCTATGGTGATGATTTGACGGCTAGCCAATTTTTGCAAACATTCGGATTCGTTCCTCGCGCAACAATGATGAACCGCTGTAATAGTACTGCTCCCGAACCATCTACGAACGACTTGACCATGCATACTTTGTCACCCGCTATTCTACGCAAACAAGAAGTCATGGAAGGTTGCTTCCAAGTAATCGAAGAAATGAGTCTTCCCACCAAACTGGCAGCATCCATGGAGGCTCAGAACATGGAAGACGAAGTCTGGAGTGTCGCGGTGGATCGGTCGCGGCAAGCGGATTTTATTTCGGATGACTTACTCATTGATGCCGCGAATCCTTTGACGGACGAGCTCGTCACGTTGTGCTGTCTGCCTTTTTTACCTCAGTGTGCCTACCAAGAAGCCGCGTCGGGCTTGTTGGATCGGAGCATTCTGGAAGATTACTTTTTGGGAAAACTAGTCTGTACCAGCTTGTTGCGTATAATCGAAACAAAGCTCACAGGATACGAGACACTCGTCAAGGGTCGCACACTCAAAGAGGATCAGAGACAGTTACGCGAGTTGCTGAAGCAAGAAACTTCCAAGAAAGATGGGAAATGTTTTGGCACGCTGGACTGGACGACGGAACGACGACTCCAGTATGGGTTGACAATTTGTGTGGAAGAGAAGATGTGTTTGGCAGCTCTACGTCGCAAGGTTTTGCAAGTTTTGACAAATTTGGATCAAGACGCCGCCGTGGAGTTGGAAACGGTTGATTGCAAAAGACCACGAGTGTAA